From a single Caldalkalibacillus uzonensis genomic region:
- the purH gene encoding bifunctional phosphoribosylaminoimidazolecarboxamide formyltransferase/IMP cyclohydrolase has protein sequence MAETTIQRALISVSDKTGLVPFAQALALRGIEIISTGGTARMLSEAGIKVTPISAVTGFPEILDGRVKTLHPRIHSGLLAVRDNEHHTAQLEEHDIAPIDLVVVNLYPFAQTIAKPDVTFEDAIENIDIGGPSMVRAAAKNHAYVTVVVDHEDYGEIIRQLEEGGAIEEETRRRLAAKAFRHTAAYDALIAGYLSEQVNERTPERLTVTFEKVQDLRYGENPHQQAAFYRQPLSDEGGIAQAEQLHGKALSYNNINDADAALALVREFEQPAVVAVKHTNPCGVGIGDDITSAYQKAYQADPVSIFGGIVAANRPIDEQTARQMAEIFLEIIIAPEFTPQALDILTQKKNLRLLKVEEMTNTKQPPFRYRSVGGGLLVQEDDVKISGRDDMRVVTERAPSEAEWEQLLFGWKVVKHVKSNAIVLAKGRQTIGIGAGQMNRVGAARIAIEQAGEKARGAVLASDAFFPMKDTVEEAAKAGITAIIQPGGSIRDEESVAEANKHGITMVFTGMRHFKH, from the coding sequence ATGGCGGAAACAACCATTCAGCGTGCATTGATCAGTGTCTCAGATAAAACAGGGTTGGTACCCTTTGCCCAGGCCCTTGCCCTCCGGGGAATAGAAATTATTTCCACTGGGGGCACAGCCCGCATGTTAAGCGAAGCGGGCATTAAGGTCACACCTATTTCGGCTGTGACCGGATTTCCCGAGATTTTGGACGGCCGGGTCAAAACTTTGCACCCGCGCATTCACAGCGGCCTCTTGGCTGTCAGGGATAATGAGCACCATACTGCCCAGTTAGAAGAGCATGACATTGCCCCTATCGATCTGGTGGTGGTCAACTTGTACCCTTTTGCCCAAACCATTGCCAAGCCGGATGTGACGTTTGAGGATGCGATCGAAAACATTGATATCGGTGGCCCCTCCATGGTACGGGCGGCAGCGAAAAATCACGCTTATGTCACAGTGGTTGTCGATCATGAAGATTACGGTGAAATCATCCGTCAGCTGGAAGAAGGCGGAGCGATAGAGGAGGAGACGCGCCGGCGTTTGGCTGCTAAGGCGTTCCGCCATACGGCTGCTTATGATGCCTTGATTGCCGGGTACCTGTCCGAGCAGGTGAACGAACGGACACCGGAGAGACTAACGGTCACCTTTGAAAAGGTGCAGGATTTGCGCTACGGTGAAAATCCCCATCAGCAAGCGGCTTTTTACCGCCAGCCCTTGAGTGATGAAGGGGGCATCGCCCAGGCTGAACAATTGCATGGCAAAGCCCTCTCTTACAACAACATTAATGATGCAGACGCAGCGCTGGCCTTGGTCAGAGAGTTTGAACAGCCGGCGGTAGTCGCTGTGAAACATACCAACCCTTGCGGTGTGGGCATTGGCGATGATATCACCAGTGCCTATCAAAAGGCTTATCAGGCTGATCCTGTATCGATTTTCGGCGGTATCGTGGCGGCGAACCGACCGATTGATGAACAGACAGCCCGTCAAATGGCAGAGATTTTTCTGGAGATTATCATTGCGCCGGAATTCACCCCTCAAGCCCTGGACATCTTGACACAAAAGAAAAACTTGCGACTGCTTAAAGTGGAAGAGATGACAAACACGAAACAACCCCCCTTCCGTTACCGCTCTGTTGGGGGAGGGCTCTTGGTGCAGGAGGATGATGTCAAGATCAGTGGCCGGGATGATATGCGCGTGGTCACGGAACGGGCGCCCAGTGAAGCAGAATGGGAGCAGCTCCTTTTTGGCTGGAAAGTGGTCAAACATGTCAAATCAAACGCCATCGTGCTGGCCAAAGGCAGACAAACCATCGGCATCGGTGCCGGGCAGATGAACCGTGTCGGTGCCGCCCGTATTGCTATTGAGCAAGCTGGGGAAAAAGCCCGGGGTGCCGTATTGGCTTCCGATGCCTTCTTCCCCATGAAAGATACAGTAGAAGAGGCGGCCAAAGCAGGAATTACAGCCATTATCCAGCCCGGTGGTTCAATCCGGGATGAAGAATCGGTTGCTGAAGCCAACAAGCACGGCATCACCATGGTCTTTACCGGTATGCGCCATTTTAAACATTAA
- the purF gene encoding amidophosphoribosyltransferase, with the protein MSYDDLMLDKLNEECGVFGIYGHDHAPELTYYGLFALQHRGQESAGIAVADGRELLHHKGMGLVTDVFLNDRLSHLQGNRAIGHVRYTTAGDSRIENAQPLIFNFRAGTLALAHNGNLVNAGQIKRYLERQGSIFQTTSDTEVIAHLIARSAYDEIELAVKEALSMIKGAYALLIMTKDKLLAALDPNGLRPLSLGQLGDSYVLSSETCAFDVIGANYIREVEPGELIIIDHNDLRSERFTNQTQRTICSFEYIYFARPDSNISGINVHLSRKELGKKLAAEAPVEADVVTGVPDSSISAAIGYAEATGIPYELGLIKNRYVGRTFIQPNQALRAQGVRMKLSAVRKVVEGKRVVMIDDSIVRGTTSSRIVKMLREAGATEVHVRISSPPVIHPCYYGIDTSSREELIAAKHSVEEIREAIGADSLAFLSIEGMLEAIGRSDAAPNRGHCLACFTGRYPTEIYTEERETVLK; encoded by the coding sequence ATGTCTTATGACGACTTGATGCTGGATAAATTGAATGAAGAATGCGGTGTGTTTGGCATCTATGGCCACGATCATGCACCGGAACTGACTTACTACGGTCTCTTTGCCTTGCAGCACCGGGGACAGGAAAGTGCCGGCATTGCCGTGGCGGACGGCCGTGAACTGCTGCATCACAAGGGAATGGGCCTGGTCACCGATGTGTTTTTAAACGACCGTTTAAGCCATCTGCAAGGCAACCGGGCGATTGGCCATGTGCGTTACACCACAGCCGGGGACAGCCGTATTGAAAATGCTCAGCCGCTTATTTTCAACTTCCGGGCGGGAACGTTGGCTTTGGCTCACAACGGCAATTTGGTTAACGCCGGACAGATCAAACGTTACCTGGAACGGCAAGGCTCTATCTTCCAAACGACGAGCGACACAGAGGTGATTGCACACCTCATTGCCCGCTCCGCGTATGACGAAATTGAGCTTGCTGTCAAAGAAGCCTTAAGCATGATCAAGGGGGCTTATGCCCTGTTGATCATGACCAAGGATAAACTGCTGGCTGCGCTGGATCCCAATGGTTTGCGTCCTCTGTCTTTGGGCCAGCTGGGTGACAGTTACGTCTTATCATCGGAAACATGTGCCTTTGATGTGATTGGAGCCAACTATATTCGGGAAGTTGAACCGGGTGAGTTGATCATCATTGACCACAATGACCTCCGGTCGGAGCGGTTTACCAATCAAACGCAGCGTACCATTTGCAGTTTTGAGTATATCTATTTTGCCCGGCCGGACAGTAACATTAGCGGCATCAATGTCCATCTCAGCCGCAAAGAGCTGGGTAAAAAATTGGCGGCTGAAGCCCCGGTAGAAGCGGATGTGGTGACTGGGGTGCCCGATTCCAGCATCTCGGCTGCGATCGGTTATGCAGAAGCCACAGGCATCCCATATGAATTGGGTTTGATCAAAAACCGTTATGTAGGGCGGACGTTTATACAGCCTAACCAGGCCCTCAGGGCGCAGGGCGTGCGCATGAAACTGAGTGCGGTACGTAAAGTTGTGGAAGGCAAACGGGTGGTGATGATTGATGACTCCATTGTGCGGGGGACTACGTCCAGCCGGATCGTCAAGATGCTGCGCGAAGCCGGGGCAACGGAAGTGCATGTGCGCATCAGCTCTCCCCCGGTGATTCATCCTTGCTATTACGGCATTGACACTTCCTCCCGGGAAGAGTTGATTGCGGCCAAACACTCGGTGGAGGAGATTCGCGAAGCCATTGGTGCTGATTCCTTGGCTTTCTTAAGCATCGAAGGCATGCTGGAAGCCATCGGCCGCTCCGATGCGGCGCCCAACCGGGGCCATTGTTTGGCCTGTTTTACAGGACGGTATCCAACGGAAATCTATACCGAAGAGCGAGAGACGGTATTGAAATAA
- the purQ gene encoding phosphoribosylformylglycinamidine synthase subunit PurQ: MKFAVVVFPGSNCDVDMYHAVKDGLGEEVHYVWHQETDLSGYDAILLPGGFSYGDYLRGGAIARFAPVMEAIKAAAERGIFILGVCNGFQILLEAGLLPGAMRRNNSLKFRCFHTPLEVINANTPFTLHYAAGEVISIPIAHGEGNYYCDPATLAELEQNRQIVFRYKENPNGSVGDIAGIINKEGNVLGMMPHPERAVEHLLGSSDGLRLFTSILKAWREKHVTV, from the coding sequence ATGAAATTTGCAGTCGTTGTCTTTCCAGGATCCAATTGTGACGTGGATATGTATCATGCCGTGAAGGATGGTCTGGGGGAAGAAGTCCATTACGTCTGGCACCAAGAGACAGATTTATCTGGGTACGATGCCATTTTATTGCCCGGTGGTTTTTCCTATGGCGATTATTTGCGGGGCGGGGCCATTGCCCGCTTTGCCCCGGTGATGGAGGCTATTAAGGCAGCGGCGGAACGGGGCATCTTTATTCTGGGTGTCTGCAACGGGTTTCAGATTTTACTGGAAGCAGGGCTCTTGCCAGGGGCGATGAGGCGTAACAACAGTCTCAAATTTCGGTGTTTTCATACCCCTTTGGAAGTCATCAATGCCAACACGCCGTTTACATTGCACTATGCAGCAGGGGAAGTGATCTCCATCCCCATTGCCCACGGGGAAGGGAATTATTATTGCGACCCGGCCACCCTGGCTGAACTTGAACAAAACAGGCAAATCGTGTTCCGCTACAAAGAGAATCCTAACGGATCTGTGGGTGATATTGCCGGGATTATCAATAAAGAAGGTAATGTGCTGGGGATGATGCCTCATCCTGAGAGGGCCGTAGAGCATCTCCTCGGCTCAAGTGATGGTTTGCGTCTGTTTACGTCCATTTTAAAGGCTTGGAGGGAGAAACATGTCACAGTCTAA
- the purC gene encoding phosphoribosylaminoimidazolesuccinocarboxamide synthase — protein MSQETVNKQGLLYEGKAKKIYTTSDEQLLWVEYKDDATAFNGEKKGTIQGKGRFNNLISAALFTHLTQAGVANHFERLLSEHEQLVRKVRIVPVEVVVRNLAAGSMAKRLGLEEGWELPRPVLEFYYKDDQLGDPLIIEDHIDVLGLASPEQVEQMKTVALKVNQLLSRYFAGRDIILVDFKLEFGLTDDGQLLLADEISPDTCRLWDRHTRDKLDKDRFRRDLGGVEEAYQEILKRVGGEAHV, from the coding sequence GTGAGCCAGGAAACGGTTAATAAGCAAGGGCTGTTGTATGAGGGGAAGGCTAAGAAAATATATACCACAAGCGATGAGCAGTTGCTGTGGGTGGAATATAAGGATGATGCCACGGCCTTTAACGGAGAAAAGAAAGGGACCATTCAAGGCAAGGGACGGTTCAATAATCTGATCAGTGCGGCACTGTTTACTCATTTAACCCAGGCCGGTGTAGCCAATCACTTTGAGCGGCTGCTGTCTGAGCATGAACAATTGGTGCGCAAAGTGCGCATTGTGCCTGTGGAAGTGGTGGTCCGCAATTTGGCGGCGGGCAGCATGGCCAAGCGTCTGGGACTGGAGGAAGGGTGGGAACTTCCCCGCCCTGTCCTTGAATTTTATTACAAGGATGATCAGCTGGGTGACCCGTTGATTATTGAAGATCATATTGACGTGCTCGGTCTGGCTTCCCCGGAACAGGTGGAACAAATGAAAACCGTCGCCTTGAAGGTGAATCAGCTGTTAAGCCGCTATTTTGCTGGGCGGGACATTATCTTGGTCGATTTTAAACTGGAGTTTGGCTTGACAGATGACGGTCAGCTGTTATTGGCTGATGAGATTTCACCGGATACGTGCCGCCTGTGGGACCGGCACACCCGCGACAAGTTGGATAAGGACCGCTTTCGCCGTGACTTGGGCGGTGTAGAGGAGGCTTATCAGGAAATTTTAAAGAGAGTTGGAGGAGAAGCACATGTTTAA
- the purL gene encoding phosphoribosylformylglycinamidine synthase subunit PurL — translation MSQSNTGLNVTNLEPTPEQIEQERLYRDMGLSDEEYERIKAILKRRPNYTETGLFSVMWSEHCSYKHSKPVLKKFPTSGEHVLQGPGEGAGIVDIGDGQAIVFKMESHNHPSAIEPYQGAATGVGGIIRDVFSMGARPIALLNALRFGELSSPRVKYLFEQVVAGIAGYGNCVGIPTVGGDVYFDPSYEGNPLVNAMCVGLIDHKDIHKGVAQGIGNVVMYVGAGTGRDGIHGATFASEELSEESEEKRPSVQVGDPFMEKLVMEACLELIRSGVVVGIQDMGAAGLTSSSAEMASKAETGIELYLDHVPQREPGMTAYEMMLSESQERMLIVVEPGREQEVKAICDRWGVHSAVVGRVTADRRLRVLHQGEVKADVPVDSLASDAPVYHVPSKVPGYYQRFQVLEPEQIEVEDHTATLHKLLASPTIASKEWVYSQYDHMVRTNTVVGPGSDAAVLRIRGTQKALALTADCNSRYIYLDPKVGGAIAVAEAARNIVCSGGKPLALTDCLNFGNPEDPEIFWQLEQAVEGMSEACRKLGTPVVSGNVSLYNESGGKAIYPTPMVGMVGLIEHVDHITAQGFKQEGDLIVLLGETKPEFGGSELQKWLKGEISGRPPQLDLEQELAVQQVVLEAIRQGWLASAHDLSEGGLAVAVAESCLSGRRGAELDIETQLAPTAILFAESQSRILVSLPETYGQQLLQLADSRGVKAKIIGRVSASNQLSIRINGGQVIAASLDELGQSWKESIPCLMTT, via the coding sequence ATGTCACAGTCTAACACAGGGCTGAATGTGACCAACCTGGAACCAACCCCGGAGCAAATTGAACAGGAGCGCTTGTATAGAGACATGGGGCTCTCAGATGAGGAATATGAACGTATCAAAGCGATTTTAAAGCGGCGGCCCAACTATACGGAAACGGGATTATTCAGTGTGATGTGGTCGGAACATTGCAGTTATAAACATTCCAAACCCGTCTTGAAAAAGTTTCCCACCTCAGGGGAGCATGTGCTGCAAGGGCCCGGGGAAGGCGCCGGCATCGTGGATATTGGTGACGGGCAAGCCATTGTGTTTAAGATGGAATCGCACAATCATCCCTCCGCTATTGAACCGTATCAAGGGGCAGCTACAGGGGTGGGGGGCATTATCCGCGATGTGTTTTCCATGGGTGCCCGGCCCATCGCTCTGTTAAATGCCTTGCGTTTTGGGGAACTCTCCTCGCCACGGGTCAAGTATCTGTTCGAACAGGTGGTCGCCGGGATCGCCGGTTACGGGAACTGTGTGGGGATCCCCACCGTGGGCGGGGATGTCTACTTTGACCCCAGCTATGAGGGCAATCCCCTGGTCAATGCCATGTGTGTCGGGCTGATTGATCACAAGGACATTCACAAGGGTGTCGCCCAGGGAATCGGCAATGTGGTCATGTACGTGGGAGCAGGAACCGGCCGGGACGGGATTCATGGGGCCACCTTTGCCTCCGAAGAGTTGAGTGAGGAGTCGGAAGAGAAGCGGCCTTCCGTACAAGTGGGAGATCCGTTTATGGAGAAACTGGTGATGGAAGCCTGCCTGGAGCTCATCCGCTCTGGTGTCGTCGTCGGCATTCAGGATATGGGAGCGGCGGGGTTGACCTCTTCCAGTGCAGAAATGGCCTCCAAAGCAGAAACCGGCATTGAACTGTACCTTGATCATGTGCCCCAGCGCGAACCGGGGATGACAGCTTATGAGATGATGCTCTCTGAATCACAGGAACGGATGCTGATTGTCGTGGAGCCTGGCCGTGAACAGGAGGTTAAAGCCATTTGTGACAGATGGGGGGTTCACTCTGCTGTGGTGGGACGGGTCACCGCTGACCGCCGCTTGCGGGTGCTTCATCAAGGGGAAGTAAAAGCGGATGTGCCGGTGGACAGTTTGGCCAGTGACGCCCCGGTTTATCATGTACCTTCCAAAGTACCGGGATATTACCAGCGCTTTCAGGTCCTAGAGCCAGAACAAATAGAGGTAGAGGACCATACGGCAACATTGCACAAGCTGCTGGCCTCACCCACTATCGCCAGCAAAGAATGGGTGTACAGCCAGTATGATCACATGGTGCGCACCAACACGGTGGTGGGCCCGGGGTCCGATGCGGCAGTCCTGCGGATTCGCGGCACTCAAAAAGCTTTGGCTCTTACGGCCGATTGCAACTCCCGCTACATTTATCTCGACCCCAAGGTAGGCGGAGCGATTGCGGTGGCCGAAGCAGCCCGCAACATTGTCTGCTCGGGGGGCAAACCGTTGGCTTTAACCGACTGTCTCAACTTTGGCAACCCGGAAGATCCGGAAATCTTCTGGCAGTTGGAACAGGCTGTGGAAGGCATGAGTGAAGCCTGCCGCAAGTTGGGCACACCTGTTGTTTCTGGGAATGTCAGTTTGTACAACGAATCCGGCGGCAAGGCCATTTATCCGACGCCCATGGTGGGGATGGTCGGCTTAATTGAACATGTGGACCATATTACTGCGCAAGGATTTAAGCAGGAAGGCGACCTGATTGTCCTTTTGGGGGAAACAAAGCCTGAGTTTGGTGGCAGTGAGCTGCAAAAATGGCTCAAAGGAGAGATCAGCGGGCGCCCACCACAGCTTGATCTTGAACAGGAACTGGCCGTGCAGCAGGTGGTCTTGGAAGCGATTCGCCAGGGATGGCTCGCTTCAGCCCATGATCTGTCTGAAGGCGGATTGGCTGTGGCTGTGGCTGAATCATGTCTCAGCGGCCGACGGGGTGCGGAGTTGGACATTGAGACACAGCTCGCCCCGACAGCCATACTGTTTGCCGAGTCCCAGTCCCGCATATTGGTCAGCCTGCCGGAAACCTATGGGCAACAGTTGTTGCAACTGGCCGATTCCCGTGGGGTTAAGGCCAAAATCATCGGCCGGGTCTCAGCAAGTAATCAGCTGTCCATACGCATCAACGGAGGACAGGTGATTGCAGCTTCGCTGGATGAGTTAGGTCAGTCATGGAAGGAGTCTATCCCATGTCTTATGACGACTTGA
- the purN gene encoding phosphoribosylglycinamide formyltransferase, which produces MAMQAKRIAVFASGNGSNFEAIVDNWQRTQFTAGQVSLVVCNKPDAYVLTRAKQWSVPTFVCQPRNYSSKAAYEQAILQALETHEIDFIVLAGYMRLVGPTLLAPYEGRIVNLHPSLLPAFPGKDAIGQALAHGVRVSGITIHYVDEGMDTGPIIYQQAVALDPDETRESLTAKIQQVEHQAYPEIVKACVTEQVVLEGGKVKWRKQPFSVH; this is translated from the coding sequence ATGGCTATGCAAGCTAAACGGATCGCTGTCTTTGCCTCAGGTAACGGCTCCAATTTTGAAGCGATTGTGGACAATTGGCAACGGACACAGTTTACGGCCGGTCAAGTGTCACTTGTGGTGTGCAATAAGCCTGATGCTTACGTATTGACCCGTGCCAAGCAATGGAGTGTGCCCACTTTTGTCTGTCAGCCCCGAAACTATTCCAGCAAAGCTGCCTATGAACAAGCCATTTTGCAAGCCTTAGAAACCCATGAGATTGACTTTATCGTTTTGGCTGGGTATATGCGCCTTGTGGGACCCACATTGCTGGCGCCCTACGAAGGTCGGATTGTCAATCTCCACCCTTCCTTGCTGCCGGCTTTTCCAGGGAAAGATGCCATTGGCCAGGCATTGGCCCATGGTGTGCGGGTGAGCGGCATTACCATTCATTATGTGGACGAAGGAATGGATACCGGGCCGATTATTTATCAACAAGCCGTTGCTCTGGATCCTGATGAAACACGTGAATCACTTACTGCCAAAATACAGCAAGTGGAACATCAAGCTTATCCGGAGATTGTCAAAGCCTGTGTCACTGAACAGGTGGTGCTAGAAGGAGGAAAAGTGAAATGGCGGAAACAACCATTCAGCGTGCATTGA
- the purS gene encoding phosphoribosylformylglycinamidine synthase subunit PurS: protein MFKFKIFVTLKEGVLDPQGQAVKQSLHALSYQEVKEVRIGKYLELEVEAENPEAARERVKQMCDKLLANPVIEEYRIEQADFEPVEG from the coding sequence ATGTTTAAATTTAAAATCTTCGTGACGTTAAAAGAGGGTGTCTTGGATCCCCAGGGGCAAGCAGTTAAGCAGTCCTTGCATGCTCTGTCTTATCAGGAAGTGAAAGAGGTCAGGATTGGCAAATATTTGGAGCTGGAAGTTGAAGCAGAGAACCCGGAGGCAGCCCGGGAGCGGGTCAAGCAAATGTGCGACAAACTGCTGGCCAACCCGGTGATTGAGGAGTACCGCATTGAACAGGCGGATTTTGAACCGGTGGAGGGGTAA
- the purM gene encoding phosphoribosylformylglycinamidine cyclo-ligase, producing the protein MSKAYREAGVNLGAGYEAVGRMKRHVEKTKRPGVLGGLGGFGGLFQLPWERYKEPVLVSGTDGVGTKLKLAFEMDQHVTVGIDLVAMCVNDIIVQGAEPLFFLDYLACGQLNPVQAEAIVKGIADGCVEAGCALIGGETAEMPGFYPPGEYDLAGFSVGIVEKEQLITGQSIIPGDVLIGLPSSGVHSNGFSLVRKIIAEVGVSLSDRVNSLDRESTLGDVLLTPTRIYVKPVLSLLQQFTVKGMAHITGGGMIENIPRMLPQDCDAVIEWGSWPVLPVFRWLQEAGKVALEDMVQTFNMGIGFVLAVPVEEQDGVLEVLEQMGETAYVIGTIVSGQQQVRFEGDGYAS; encoded by the coding sequence ATGAGTAAAGCTTACCGGGAAGCAGGGGTTAACCTTGGGGCAGGGTATGAAGCGGTCGGGCGGATGAAGCGCCATGTGGAGAAAACAAAACGTCCAGGCGTGCTGGGCGGTTTGGGAGGATTTGGCGGTCTGTTTCAACTCCCCTGGGAACGGTATAAGGAACCGGTCCTTGTATCTGGAACAGACGGAGTGGGAACCAAGTTGAAGCTGGCTTTTGAGATGGATCAGCATGTGACGGTTGGGATTGATCTGGTGGCCATGTGTGTCAATGATATTATCGTACAAGGAGCAGAACCATTGTTTTTCCTCGATTATCTGGCTTGCGGACAGTTGAACCCGGTTCAGGCAGAAGCCATCGTTAAAGGAATTGCTGATGGCTGTGTAGAGGCGGGGTGTGCCTTGATCGGAGGGGAGACGGCGGAAATGCCCGGTTTTTACCCTCCCGGAGAATATGATTTGGCAGGATTTAGCGTGGGGATCGTAGAAAAAGAGCAATTAATTACCGGGCAATCCATCATCCCGGGTGACGTCCTGATCGGTCTTCCTTCCAGCGGGGTGCACAGCAACGGATTCTCACTGGTGCGGAAAATCATCGCTGAGGTGGGGGTTTCGCTTTCAGACCGGGTGAACAGCCTTGACCGGGAATCCACCTTGGGTGACGTTTTGCTCACCCCCACACGGATTTATGTCAAGCCGGTCTTGTCCCTGCTCCAACAGTTTACAGTAAAAGGAATGGCCCATATTACAGGGGGCGGGATGATTGAAAATATCCCCCGCATGTTGCCTCAGGACTGCGATGCGGTGATTGAGTGGGGCAGTTGGCCTGTTTTGCCGGTTTTCCGTTGGTTGCAAGAGGCGGGCAAGGTGGCGCTTGAGGATATGGTTCAAACTTTTAATATGGGGATAGGTTTTGTGCTTGCCGTACCGGTGGAAGAACAGGATGGGGTGCTGGAGGTTCTAGAGCAGATGGGGGAAACTGCTTATGTGATCGGCACAATCGTTTCCGGCCAGCAGCAGGTCCGGTTTGAAGGTGATGGCTATGCAAGCTAA